The Acidobacteriota bacterium genome segment CGTGACCAATGGCTTCCGCGATGCGATTCAGACCGAACTCGTCGGCGCCACCGCCCAGGTCAATCTGCTCCCCCGCATGCCCACCGCCATCCCCGACTATCCCTCCTTGCTGGACAAACTTGCGAAACTTCCGCATGTGGCTGCCGTCGCCCCGGTCATCTACTCGCCCGGCCTGATCAGCTACGGCGACCAGAACCATGAGGTCGTGCTCAAGGGCATCATTCCCAGTCAGGAGCAAAAAATCGGTACGCTGCTGACGCATCTCACCGCCGGCAGTCTTACCCCTTTGGAACAGAATCCCAAAGGCTACAGTATCGTCCTCGGTCAGGCCCTGGCCAACCAGCTCGGTGTCGCTCCCGGCAGTTGGGTCCAGCTCTACGTGCCCAACGCCGTGCTCACCCCCATGGGTATGACCGGCCGCCGCACCGAATTCCAGGTCGCCGGTATTTTCAATTCCGGCTATCTCGATTTCGATAGTGCTTGGGCGTTTACCTCGTTCCAGGCCGCCCAGGCCCTCCATCCGCAAAACCAGAGCAACTGGGCCAGCGACATTGAGTTTCACCTCGACGACATCTACCAGGCGCCGCAGGTCGCCCAGGCCGCCGAAGCCATCGCCGGCCCCGCCTATACCACCACCACCTGGATCTCGGAAAACAAGCCTATCTTTCAGGCCCTCCAGCTCGAGCGCCTCGGTACTATCATCGTCATCGGTCTGGTGGTGCTCGTCGCCGCGCTCAACGTGTTCATCATGCTCACCATGCTGGTTATGGAAAAGCGCAAGGAAATCGCCGTGCTGCTCTCCCTTGGCGCGCGCCGCCGCCAAATCCGCCAGATTTTTGTCTACCATGGCGTATGGATCGCCGCCCTCGGCACGGCTGCCGGTCTGCTCGTGGCCTACCCCCTCGCCTGGGCTGCCAATCGCTTCCAGTGGATTCATGTCTCTTCAGAGGTATATCCCGTGAGCTACATCCCCTTCCACGCCCATGCCCTTGATGGCGTGATCGTGGCCGTCCTCGCGCTCGTCATCGCCTGGATGGCCACCCTCTATCCCTCGCAGCGCGCCCTCGCCGTTTTGCCCGCCGAAACCCTGCGCTATGAATAAGGACGGCGGCTGGCGACTCTGGCTGTCGTGTCAGGCCGGGCGCGTCGCGCGAACACCCGCTTCGCGCTGGCTCATTCCCGGCTTCGCGCATCACTATCGCATCCCCCGCGACGAAGCCGTCATCCCCGTCGGCGGCTTCGCCAGCCTGCAGCAGTTCTTCTGCCGGTCGCTGCGCCCGGAACTGCGCCCCATTGCTTCCGATCCCGGCGTCCTGGTCTCACCCGCCGATGGCCTGATCACTGCCGGTGGCTCGATCGTCGCTGGCGAGCTGCTCCAGGCCAAGGGCCACACCTACTCTATTGGCGAGCTGCTCGGCGACGCCGCCCGTGCCGAAGCCTTCCTCGGCGGTTGCTACGCCACTATCTATCTCGCCCCCGCAGACTACCACCGCGTCCACGCCCCCGCCGCTGGCGATCTCGTAGAGGCCCGCTATATTCCCGGTGCGCGCTGGTCGGTCAGCCCCCGTACCGCCGAGCGCGTGCCCCGTCTGTTCGCCCAAAACGAGCGCCTCATCAGTTATCTCGACACCGCCCTCGGCCCTGTTGCGGTTGTCATGGTCGGCGCTTGCTTGGTGGGCGCCATCCGCGTCAATTACGACCCGCTCTGGAACGCCGGTCCCGGTCCCCACGTCGCCGACCGCCGCCGCTACGACCCCGCTCTCGCCTTCACCCGCGGCCAGGAACTCGCCCGCTTCGAATTCGGCTCAACCGTCATCTTGTTGGCCGCTCCCGAACTCGGCGCCTCCCTCTGCGCCTCCTCCGGCACCCGCGTCCTCATGGGCGCCCCCCTCATGCGTACCGTGAACCCCGCGGAAATCAGCCCTCCAGCGGCACCCGAATGTTTGCCTTGACAACTGCGGGGGGGTAGCGTGGTGGCCGTGGTGCAGAAAAGCATTACGAGGGGATGAAAATGAAAATGGTTAAACGCGTCGTGACTATGGCGATCTATATCAGTGCAGTAGCGGCAATCGCTGTTGGACTGATGCAACCCGCATTTGCTCAAGGGTCGTGCTGCCGGACTTGTGCTTACGGATGCACGTTGTACGGGGTCGGCGGCACGAACTTCGACGTCTGCTTGTGCGCCGTAACCGGCGAGTCCTGTAAGCCAGTGGAGTGAATCACCATGGATTGGGCCGGGTACCGGTGGCTCTGTCTCGCCGTTGTGGGGGCTGTCAGCGCTATGTGTCTGGGCGCGCGGGCGCAGGCAGCGACCCCGGCGGGGCAAATATTTGGTGAGGCACGAGCAGCGGCGGCGAACTTGCCGCCGTTGCTCGCTGCGCGCGAGCTCGGGATGATCGACCAGGACGAGATGGTCGCGATCCCAAAGCAGGGGCTGAAAGATTTCAAAGCACTTTATCTGAAGGTTAGCCAGTGGCAGACCGGAGGTAGTTCAACGGCTGACAAGGCGCACGTGGATATCCAGGCGTTGGAGGAAACCAACGCAATCGAGGCGTACGCAAACGCCTCGCACTTCGAGGAGGCCTTGGCCTGGCTGCAGCAGCTTCACGAGCCCAGCTCAGCGGCGCAGACCAACGGCATGGTCTACAGCCACGTCGTCATCCAGATGCTTGTGCACAAGCAGTTCCCCCAGGTGCAGGCCGCGTTGCGGCAGTGCGCCAGCGAGGGGGCCGGTTACCCGTACGAGGGTGCGGCTACGGCCCTGGATGCGGATCAACTGCCCGAGCTGCAGCGCATGAGCATCGCTAGCCAAGGCCTTGCGGCGCCCGCTGGCCCTGAGGATGTTCACCCGGCGGCAATTTTTTTCGGGGCGGTGGTGCATACGTTTCCGGCCATGGCCGGACAGGTGGAAAGCGCGATGTTCGCGCTACTGGCCAGCCTGAAAGCTGACTCTGCAGCGCACCGCGAACGCTCGGTTGTCGATGCGCGGGGCGGATCGATGCTACTTTCGGTGCTCGACCAGTTTGATCCCGAGCGGGCACAGGCCGCGAGAATCCAGTACCCCGCCGCCGCGGGCGCGAATTTTGGCGGTGGCGCGGTTTACCAGACTTCGCCCGCAGGTCAGGTCACCGGCATGAGGCTTGGACAGTCGCTGCCATCGCGGCTCTCCCAATTGGCCGCGAACGATCCCGAGGGTGCAATCGCGGGCGCAACGAGCCTGGCAGATAGGGACTCGCGTTTTGCAGCACTTGCCGGCATTGCGCAGCAGCTCGCCAAGTCGCGTCCGCAGATGGCGGAGCAGTCGGCCAGTCAGGCGTTCGGTCTGCTCGACAAGGATGTTGCCGCGGCGGAGACCGGATACACAGCGAACCTGGCCGATGTTTTCCACGACCTGGGTGACGTTGAGAAGGCGAACCAAGTCGCGGAGGTGGCCCTTAGTGCCGCAGACGCCCATGCGCAACAAGCCGAGGAGCAATTCGACCTCTCGACGCCGGAGGCGGTCGCCAAGGTGACGCACGATCTCCTGTTGCCGGCAGTGGCGCTGTCATATCCGTACGATGACCTCGCTCCCAACTTCCCATCGCTCGCGCTTCAACACGCGCGTGGCTGTGAGTGCAAGGTAGCAAAACCGCTGATCCTGGCGAAAATTGCCGAAGGAATGACGCCGGCAGGTGCAAAGGCCGTGTACTAAATGGGACGCGAGAAATCCCTCTCGGTTGCCGCTGAGGTGCTCGGTATAGTCGTTCTCGTAATCGCCGGGACACGCACGGGCAAGCTCCTGCGGACCTATACAGTCAAAACGTCCGAAATCAGGGCGAGCCTGGTGGGCGGCTTGGCAAAGCCAGGGATTGAGCTCGGCAACCTCGACGGCATTGCCCTCAACGGGCGATACGTGGATCCCGCGTCTGACGATCGAACTCGAATTGTCTTCTTTTTGCTCCGAGATAAGAACGCGGCCTCGGACCTCCGGTTCTGGAACAGGGTCACCGTCGCCTCCGGCGGCAACCCCTGGCTGCAGTTTCGAGGATTCTGCGAAGCGGTCGCGTGCAAGACGGCAGCTCGCAGTCAGAGGGACATGTTGGTCTTCCAAGCCGGGGCCGTTCGTACGGTGGAGGCCGTCCTGCAGGCTGACGGGCAGGGCAGTGCAGTGCTGGTTACCGCAGCGGACCGGCGCGAAGTGGGCGACATAGCGTGGCGCAATGTCCGCAGCCCTGCGCGCGTCGAAACCGAGATCCTCGCCGCGATAAATGGGCCGATACCATGAGGCTCATCCGCGTAATCCTCCTGGGGCTGGTGGTGATTGACCTTTCCCTTGTGCTCGCCCTTATGCGCACCCGCTCCGCGTACCATTTCGAAAGCGGACCCTTTCGTTCCGGTGTTCGTGCGATAACATTGCCGTCAGGGTTTCTCGCTGACGGCACCCTCTATCGTCCGCCCTCTGACCGGCGCTGTGCGCTACTTCAGTACACAAGCACTCTATGCCCCGACTGCGACCTCAACTGGATCGTCGCCTCGCGGCTTTCGGACCAGCTTCAATCTCTCGGCTGCGAAGCGATCCGTTTGGCGCCATCGCCGGAGCAACTGCCCCTACGCCAGGCGCAGCTCCACGAAATCGAAATCGGCTGGGTTCGGCCCAGCTGGCTCGAGAAGCTTCCGAGGCTGGAGATGGAGCCGACCGCGATCGCGCTCGGGCCGGATGGAAGGATCGTCTGGTATACCGTCGGAGAACTTTCGCGAGGGGACGTGCAGGCGGCTATCGCGAAAGTCCGGCATGCCCTGCATTGAGACCTTGAATGGCCAGCGTCTGAGGACCCAGATCAACGATACCTGTGCCAATCTCATGCAGGCCGAGCGCTTCGGGAGCCGCGTAGTCCGGCAAGGAACACCGCCGTGCCGCGCGTATTGAGCACCTGTGCGGCCTCCAGCCAGCCCCGCCGCGCGGTGGCGATCCCGTACCGGATATTGTCCAGGTGCTTCGGGTGATGCGCGTCCGTCGAAATTACCACCCCCACGCCCACTTGTCCGCAGCGCCGCGCCTGCGTCGCATTCAGGTCCAGCCGTTCCGGCGAGGCGTTGATCTCCATCGCCACACCCGCCTCGTGGCAGGCCGCCAGCACCCGCTCGAAGTCATACGCATAGGCCTCGCGCCGCAACAGCAGCCGGCCACTCGGATGCCCCAGAATGTCGAGGTTCGGGTTGGCCACCGCCCGCAGCAGCCGCGCTGTCGTTTCCGCCTCTGTCTGGTCAAAGCGCGAATGAATGCTGCCAATCACCACGTCAAGTTGCGCCAGCACGCTGTCGTCCAGGTCCAGCCGCCCGTCGGCCAGAATGTCTACCTCGACGCCCGCAAAAATCCGGAATCCTGGGTGCGCTCTCTGAAACGCCCGCTCTGCCGCACGAATCCGCTGCATGTGCTCCAGCATTCGTGCCTCGTTTAACCCATTCGCCATTGCCAGCGCCTGCGAATGGTCGGTAATCGCGATGTATTCATATCCGCGTTCTACCGCCGCCGCCGCCATTTCTTCAATTGACGCCTTCCCGTCCGTCGCGGTGGTGTGCATATGCACGTCGCCGCGGATGGCGCCGGCCGTAATCAGCCGCGGCAGCGTGTGTGCCGCCGCCGCTTCAATTTCCCCGGAGTCTTCGCGCAGTTCCGGCGCGATCCAATCCAGTCCCAGCGCTGCGTAAAGGTCTTTCTCTTCTGCACCGGCCAGCACCACGCCATCGCTTTCGCGCATGAGTCCGTACTCGTTCAGCTTCGCCCCCTGTTGCTGGGCCAGACCGCGCAGGTGAATGTTGTGCTGCTGCGAGCCGGTGAAATACTGCAGCGCCGCGCCGAAGCTGGCCAGCGGCAGCAGCCGCAGATCCATCTGCAACCCTCCGTGCAGCCGCACCGAAACCTTGTTCTCGCCCTGCGCCAGCACCTCTTCCCGCCGCGGCGTTTCCAGAAACCGCTCAATCACCGCGCTACCCGCTTCCGGCAGCGTCCGGCCGGCGACCAACAGATCCAGATCGCCAATCGTATCCCGTCCCCGCCGGTAAGAGCCCGCCACCGCAAACCGCTCCACGCCCGGCGCCACTTCCAGCCGCGGCTGCACCAGCGCCAGTGCCTCGTCGATCTGGTCACGTCGAAAGCGGCCGCTGAGCTGGCGCAGCCGCGCGATGCCCCGCAGGATCTTTTCCTCCGCTTTTTCGCCCATCCGCGGCAGCAGCCGCAGCTTGCCTTCGCGTCCGAGCGCTTCCACTTCGTTGAGCGTTCCCGCTCCGTAGGTCTGCCAAATCAGCGCTGCCGTCTTCGGCCCCAGTCCAGAGACCTGCAGCAGTTCCAGCATTCCCGGCCGGAACTTCTCCAGCAGTTCCCGGTGCAGGTTCAACTCCCCTCTCGCCACCAGCTCGGCGATGTGCCCCGCCATAGTCTTGCCGATTCCGGGCAGTTCGAGCAGCCGTTTGGGCTCGGCGCACAGCGAGGCCACCGGCGCTGGACAGGTCTCAATCGCGTCCGCCGCCTTGCGGTAGCTCCGGATGCGAAAGCCGTCCTCGCCCGCCACTTCCAGCAGATCGGCCGTCTCCCGCAGCGTGCGCGCAATCTCGCGGTTCTCCATCGAATCTGATTGGCCCGTTCCCTTGGATACAACTTCCGTTGTATGATTATCCTTTAACTGGAGACTTGCGTGGCTGACGATTTAACCCAGGATGTGATCGCGGTGATCGCCCGCGAGCAGCGCTTGCCCGCCGATTCGATTTCGCCCGATGCGACCTTCGAGGAACTCAAAATTGACTCCCTTGACGGTGTCAACATTGTGTTTGCGCTGGAGGAGAAGTACAACCTCACCATCCCCGATGAGGTCGCCCGCGAGATGAAGAGTGTGCGCCAGGTGGTCGATGCCCTGCGCAAGCAGCTCAGCACGCCCTCACCATCGCCCTCGCCGGCCTCTGCCTGAGCGCGCCGTCCGGCTCAGGCACTTTGTTCATGGATACGGTCGCAATCACTGGCTTAGCCGTGCTGTCCGCCTCCGGATGTGAGCCGGAACAGTTCTGGAACCATCTCGCCGCCGGCCAAAGCGCCCTCGGCCCCCTCACCCGCGTCCCCGCCAACGGCCTGGTCACCCGCGTGGCCGCCGAAATCCGCGATTTTGACCCGGCCTCGGAGTTTGGCAAGGAAGGCGACCTGCTCGACCGCTTCGCCCAGATGGGCGTGATATGCGCTCGCCGCGCCCTGACCGACGCCGGCCTGCCCACGCTCGCCTCCGACGGCTGGCCCTATGCCCCCGAGCGCGTAGGCGTGCTCACCGGCACCGGTATGGGTGGTATCTGCACCCAGGATCAGGGCTTCCGCACCATCTATAAAGACGGCGCCGCGCGCGTTCATCCCTTTCTCATCCCTCGTACCATGTACAGCGCCGCCACTTCGCAGATCAGTATGCAGACTGGCGCCCGCGGCCCCAGCTTTACCGTCTCTACTGCCTGCTCGTCCTCGACTCACGCCTTGGGCGAAGCCTGGCGCCTGCTCCGTGCCGGCGTCGTGGATATGGTCATTGCCGGCGGCAGCGATGCGCCGCTGACCTTTGGCGTTATCAAGGCCTGGGAAGCCATGCGCGTGCTGGCCACGGCGGGCGATGATCCCAGCCGTGCCTGCCGTCCCTTCAGCAAAGATCGCGCCGGCCTCGTGTTGGGTGAAGGTGCCGCCATGTTCGTGCTCGAGCGTACCGCCGATGCCCGCCGCCGCGGCGTCCGCATTCACGGCGAACTCGCCGGCTATGGCGCCTCCGCCGACGCCGGCCATATCACCCAACCCTCGCGCGACGGCGCCGCCAGCGCCATCCGTGAAGCCTTGCACACCGCCGGCCTCGCGCCCGGCGACGTCGACTACATCAACGCCCACGGCACCGGCACTAAACTCAACGACTCCACCGAGATCGCCGCCATCAAAGAAGTCTTCGGTCCCGCCGCCGGCCAGCTTTCCATCAGCTCCACCAAGTCCATGCATGGCCATGCCATGGGCGCCAGCGGCGCCATCGAGCTCGTGGCCACTCTCCTCGCCCTGCATCACCAGACTGTCCCGCCCACCGCCAACTACACCACCCCGGACCCGGATTGTGACCTCGACGTCACGCCCAACCACGCCCGCCCGCGCACCCTACGCGCCGCCTTATCCAATTCTTTTGCTTTTGGCGGCCTCAACGCCGTATTGGCGATTCGCGCCGCGAATTAGCGCCTCCGCTGCGGCCAGGTCTTCCGCGGTATCAATCCCAATCGTGTTGTAAGGCGTCTCCGCCATTGCAATCTCTACGCCGTGATGCAGAAAGCGTAGCTGCTCCAGCCGCTCCGTCATCTCCAGCATCGTCGGCGCCCAGCCATGAAATGCCTCCAGCGCCTCGCGCGAGTAGGCGTAATACCCTAGGTGCTTG includes the following:
- a CDS encoding ABC transporter permease codes for the protein MSFPGFVASRYLQPRRRRGVLSIVAAIAILGFAVGVGALILALSVTNGFRDAIQTELVGATAQVNLLPRMPTAIPDYPSLLDKLAKLPHVAAVAPVIYSPGLISYGDQNHEVVLKGIIPSQEQKIGTLLTHLTAGSLTPLEQNPKGYSIVLGQALANQLGVAPGSWVQLYVPNAVLTPMGMTGRRTEFQVAGIFNSGYLDFDSAWAFTSFQAAQALHPQNQSNWASDIEFHLDDIYQAPQVAQAAEAIAGPAYTTTTWISENKPIFQALQLERLGTIIVIGLVVLVAALNVFIMLTMLVMEKRKEIAVLLSLGARRRQIRQIFVYHGVWIAALGTAAGLLVAYPLAWAANRFQWIHVSSEVYPVSYIPFHAHALDGVIVAVLALVIAWMATLYPSQRALAVLPAETLRYE
- the psd gene encoding phosphatidylserine decarboxylase, which codes for MNKDGGWRLWLSCQAGRVARTPASRWLIPGFAHHYRIPRDEAVIPVGGFASLQQFFCRSLRPELRPIASDPGVLVSPADGLITAGGSIVAGELLQAKGHTYSIGELLGDAARAEAFLGGCYATIYLAPADYHRVHAPAAGDLVEARYIPGARWSVSPRTAERVPRLFAQNERLISYLDTALGPVAVVMVGACLVGAIRVNYDPLWNAGPGPHVADRRRYDPALAFTRGQELARFEFGSTVILLAAPELGASLCASSGTRVLMGAPLMRTVNPAEISPPAAPECLP
- the polX gene encoding DNA polymerase/3'-5' exonuclease PolX, translated to MENREIARTLRETADLLEVAGEDGFRIRSYRKAADAIETCPAPVASLCAEPKRLLELPGIGKTMAGHIAELVARGELNLHRELLEKFRPGMLELLQVSGLGPKTAALIWQTYGAGTLNEVEALGREGKLRLLPRMGEKAEEKILRGIARLRQLSGRFRRDQIDEALALVQPRLEVAPGVERFAVAGSYRRGRDTIGDLDLLVAGRTLPEAGSAVIERFLETPRREEVLAQGENKVSVRLHGGLQMDLRLLPLASFGAALQYFTGSQQHNIHLRGLAQQQGAKLNEYGLMRESDGVVLAGAEEKDLYAALGLDWIAPELREDSGEIEAAAAHTLPRLITAGAIRGDVHMHTTATDGKASIEEMAAAAVERGYEYIAITDHSQALAMANGLNEARMLEHMQRIRAAERAFQRAHPGFRIFAGVEVDILADGRLDLDDSVLAQLDVVIGSIHSRFDQTEAETTARLLRAVANPNLDILGHPSGRLLLRREAYAYDFERVLAACHEAGVAMEINASPERLDLNATQARRCGQVGVGVVISTDAHHPKHLDNIRYGIATARRGWLEAAQVLNTRGTAVFLAGLRGSRSARPA
- a CDS encoding acyl carrier protein yields the protein METCVADDLTQDVIAVIAREQRLPADSISPDATFEELKIDSLDGVNIVFALEEKYNLTIPDEVAREMKSVRQVVDALRKQLSTPSPSPSPASA
- a CDS encoding beta-ketoacyl-[acyl-carrier-protein] synthase family protein; this translates as MDTVAITGLAVLSASGCEPEQFWNHLAAGQSALGPLTRVPANGLVTRVAAEIRDFDPASEFGKEGDLLDRFAQMGVICARRALTDAGLPTLASDGWPYAPERVGVLTGTGMGGICTQDQGFRTIYKDGAARVHPFLIPRTMYSAATSQISMQTGARGPSFTVSTACSSSTHALGEAWRLLRAGVVDMVIAGGSDAPLTFGVIKAWEAMRVLATAGDDPSRACRPFSKDRAGLVLGEGAAMFVLERTADARRRGVRIHGELAGYGASADAGHITQPSRDGAASAIREALHTAGLAPGDVDYINAHGTGTKLNDSTEIAAIKEVFGPAAGQLSISSTKSMHGHAMGASGAIELVATLLALHHQTVPPTANYTTPDPDCDLDVTPNHARPRTLRAALSNSFAFGGLNAVLAIRAAN